A window of Rhododendron vialii isolate Sample 1 chromosome 11a, ASM3025357v1 contains these coding sequences:
- the LOC131308742 gene encoding uncharacterized protein LOC131308742, with the protein MGGNNARQQQNKKGPTSMISRAPSAVFNMFKAAKRPGSSRRVEDSSWDVDSMKYYKVWPSDEDRGRYVAEPGIDRKASAYIAKIRAKTTDHSTAET; encoded by the coding sequence ATGGGAGGCAACAACGCAAGGCAGCAGCAGAACAAGAAGGGTCCTACTTCTATGATCAGCAGAGCTCCCTCTGCTGTCTTCAACATGTTCAAGGCGGCAAAGAGGCCGGGGTCGTCGAGGAGAGTGGAGGACTCGTCGTGGGACGTGGACTCGATGAAGTACTACAAGGTGTGGCCCAGCGACGAGGACAGAGGCCGTTACGTGGCCGAGCCGGGGATCGATAGGAAGGCCTCTGCTTACATAGCCAAGATTCGCGCTAAGACTACCGATCATAGTACCGCAGAGACATGA